From Triticum aestivum cultivar Chinese Spring chromosome 7B, IWGSC CS RefSeq v2.1, whole genome shotgun sequence:
CAGAGTAAACcgttgcatgattgcaatgcttgAACCTCTTAAGTTCTAATGCAGGTTATGTTGACATACCTTGTATATGAGAAGCAACATAAGCTCCGAACAATGATGAAAATGCACGGGCTTGGAAATGGCCCTTACTGGATTATCTACTACGCATACTTCCTTATCTTGTCTACGGTGTATCTTGTGCTATTTGTCATTTTTGGAGCCCTTATAGGTATCAAAGCTATCCAACCACAGTTATCATAAAAACAATAGCAGTTATCAAGCCATTTATATAAATCAGTTGTTACTTTGCAGGTCTAAATTTTTTCAAGACGAATGACTATGGTATCCAGTTTGTTTTCTTCTTCAGTTTCATTAACTTGCAGATTGTATTATCTTTCCTAGCTGCAACATTCTTTTCGAAGGTTAATACTGCTCAAGGTATAAATCATTTTACCATTTTATCTCCGCATTTATTACCTATTGCTCAGTGCTGCAAGGTATGTGATGTTTGTTGCTTCTTATCTTCTTTGTACCAGCAATTGCATATCTGTACATATTTGGATCAGGGTTAATGGCAGGATCTCTTATTCGGAATTTTCTTGAAGGTGGAAAATTTCCAAGTAAGTTCACGATCATTTTAAGAAAAATTTCAAGTTTTTACCTATTCAAAGTTAACATTAACTTTGTTTAATAGAATTAATTACAGTTTTAAGTTTAACCATGCCATAGCAAGTAAATGTCTTTTTTTTGTTCTGATGAACATATACCATCCATTTTGAGGCCAACCTTACGCCCTTGCCTATTCCGGTTTCACAATCATTTTCCTCTTGTGTTATTGCAGGACACTGGATTACAGTTCTGGAGATAATACCTGCATTTTCTTTATATAGAGGATTATGTGGGCTTAGCCAATATGCTATTAGGGCTTCAGAAACGGGAAATCCTGGCATGCGATGGAGTGATCTAAATGACCATACAAATGGAATGAGGgatgtgatgatcattattattgttgAGTGGTTGGTTTTGCTTCCTGTTGCATATTATTTTGACTATGCTGCTTCAGTTGGAAACAGCTCTGGCCTCCTTTCCATCATCAAATGTCTCCTAAGAAAGAACACCACTTGGAGAAGGATAGCTGTTAACGAAGTTGCCGACAATGATGTTCATGTGGAAATGGAGAAGTTAGACATTATTAAAGAGGTAAGTTACTATTTTACGGTTCATCACTCCTGCAGACAATTGAAATTTTCACCTCCCAGCATTGTTTTATGTGTAGTTTGAATATTTGAAAACTACCTGTAAGGCTCCATTATTTTATTtacttaactactccctccgttcctaaatatttgtctttttggagatttcaaatggactaccgcatgcggatgtatatagacatattttagagtgtagattcactcattttgctccgtatgtagtcacttgttgaaatctctagaaagacaaatatttaggaacgcagGGAGTACATAATTACCTATGTCCCAAGAAACCTTTGTTGTCATTGTTAActaaaactagatgataccccgcacgttgttgcaGGAATGTTTTGCAACATATTTCAATGATATTTGATTATACAGAACATGAATATTTGAAGTAATGATATGAGAACTAAAATTGAAAGTCGGCATCACCTGTTCCTTGATTATGTGCTGACATATTACTTTGGTATGGCGAATCACAGAGGGAGACTGTTGATCAAGTACTACAGCAGCGGAACAGTGGCTACGCTGTTGTCTGTGACGATCTCAAGAAAGTATATCATGGAAAGGATGGTAACCCTGATAAGTATGCTGTTCGAGGTCTATCACTTGCTTTGCCGTACGGAGAGTGTTTGGGCATTCTTGGTCCTAATGGAGCTGGCAAGAGCTCTTTTATTAGCATGGTTCGTCACCCTTAATCGGTATCCTTTTCAAAGTTCCGAGTTGAGTACTATCAATGGGTAGATGTGATGTTTTAATCCTATTGTGGTATTCATCCTTCTTGCTGATGCCTGACAGATGATTGGGTTTTCAAAGCCAACATCAGGGAATGCATTTGTACAGGATTTCAGCATACATACTGACATGGAAAACATATACAACAGCATGGGGGTTTGTCCACAGATTGAGTAGGATACACACTTCTTTGTTTCAAGAGATTCTCAGTAATTTTGATTAAGCTCATGATAAACGTCTTCTGATTCTCACATTATGTTGTCTCTATTTTTGGGATGCAGTATGCTATGGGAGATGCTGACTGGCAGAGAACATCTCCAGTTTTATGGTCGACTGAAGAGCCTCACTGGTTCTGCTTTGGACCTTGTAAGTTATAACAGTTCACTAATCACAGTGCATTAGCATAATCTCTAAGGTGAATCCAATATATGTTCTAGAAGGAAAACCGGTGTACTATCTTTGGATTCACCTTGTAAGAAATGTAACGGTATCTTTTTGTTCTATGGAGTTACAAAGGCCGGTGCCACCACTACTCCCTGCTGAACAATTTCGTGAACGAACCAGTTCCCCGAGCCCCGTGTCGCTCCCCGCGAGCGGCCCGggcgctaaccctagccgccgggcACCGCCGCCACCCATCCCCCCCTCCTCCCCCGCtgccgccggcgagcgccgcccgggcaaagcccgtgtggtgtcggcggcggcgggctcttCCACTCCCGCTTGCGAGGTGGGCTGCGCGGGGCAGCTGCGCCAAGCGGACGAGGCAGGCGCGAGGCGCTGCGGCGTGTGGCTGTGCGCGGGCCGGCGCTGCTCGGCACGCCATGGTCGCGGCATGGGAGCCGTGGGCGCTCGAGGTCTCCAGCCCACGCGGCTCTGGCGTCGAGGGCGCGCGTTGTGGCGGGCTTGGCTGCGCTGGGAGGCGCCGTGCTCGCGCGCCGGGGATCCGGATCTGGCGCCTGGATGCCACGCCGTGGCTCTGGCGGCCCGGATCTGGTGTGCCCGCGGGGCCCCGCGGCTGGCGGCTTGCCTGCGGCTCGGATCCATGGCGGTGGCCATGGCTGGTGGCACGCGGCGCAGCTTGGCGGCGAGCGGCGCCGGCGTGGACAGGTGGACCAATTCCCTGGCCATGTGGATGGCGGGGAGGTGGTGGgcttcggctgcggcggcggttcCTCGCTGGATGTTGGTGGCCATGGTGATGTTTGTCCTCGACCCCGATCTACTCCGATCTGCAGCGGATCCGGCCCTTGGTGGCTTCGGTCACCGTTCTTGGTGCTGGCCTTGCAGATCCGGTGGCTGGAAGGGTTCTGGGGGAATCTCTTGGCCGGCGTGGCGGCCACTCCGATGGCAGTGCCTTTGGGTGttgcttccctcgttggaggcttcGGAGAGGACCTCCTTCCTTCCACCCCTCCCAGGAGCTCAGGTGAAAACCTCAGAACCTTCGGTTCCAAGCGACGACGACACCACGGTGCCGTGCTCCTTACTGAAGGCGTTGCTCGGGGGCTGCTTAAGTGGCGGTGGAAGTGGCGGCGGTTCGGTGTCGACACATGCATTCTGGTCAGCTTCATCTTGGAGGTTGCGGCGACGTAGGCGACGCTCGTCTGGTGGAGCTACTGCCGATGGTCGAGGCATAGTCGGTAGTCTGCGCCATCAGGTTCGGGGTGCTCAGGGGGAAACCCcagatctgggtcttccggatcggatGATGATAGCGTTCTATCGCTTACCcttctgggggcatcgttttggagcaagtgctggctggAGGGATGGTGGAGCGGCGTTTCATCTCACACTTTGATGGCGGCGGAGATTgatggcatggcgctgtggagactTGGCGTCCGATGTGCGGAGATgggctcgcgcaggaggaggttgctgtctggcgtcatggtgacgtcgatggctgagtggccagacaaggtagaagcctcaatatgatctgaagacctgtggaagatggcgacgacgacacacgagtgcgtctgaccggattgtgccccagatccggtatgtggctcggctggggcctccgaatgagtttcggcttccggcttttgatgttaggcttaggtgagtggtttgggtagtggcccagctagcaccccttcatcattttggataggagtagcggcatatgttgcgaagatggtggattcaggcacattgttgtaatactttgtaagatcctcgagaataatcaataaagtggccgtatgcatctcccagatgcagaggctgggagtcatcctccttttctaaaaaaaaaaagtTACAAAGAAACATGAAAAAAGACTTACTGAAATGAAAATGATTTCTAGGCTGTTGAAGAATCTTTAAGAAGTGTAAATTTACTTCTTGGTGGTGCTGCTGACAAGCAAGTCAGGAAGTACAGTGGTGGCATGAAGAGGCGTCTTAGCGTGGCCATCTCGCTGATTGGAGATGCTAAAGTATAGCTTTCGACGTCGTCTTTATTTTCTTCAGTCACCGGTTGATCCATGCTTTGCTTATGCTTTTATAAATGCGTCTCAGGTAGTGTACATGGACGAGCCCAGCACTGGACTGGATCCAGCTTCCAGGAAGAGTCTCTGGACTGCTGTGAAGCAAGCAAAGCAAGATAGAGCAATCATTCTTACGAGTAACCTTCCACCTATAACCATTCCTTCGCTTGCGCTTGGCCTTATATAGTTTCCTCTTACCATGGTAGCCATCAAACCACTGATCCTCTTTGGCATCTTTGCATTGCAGCCCATTCCATGGAAGAAGCCGAAGTTCTCTGCGATCGGTTGTGTATCATGGTAGATGGCAGGCTCCAGTGCATAGGAAGGCCTAAAGAGGTATAGATGATCAATTGATCATATATTTATATATAACTGCCCCTCCTCCATAATGGAAGTTCAGCTGTGACACTGTTGTTTACATTAAGCACTTGGAACTTTATAATCGCAGCTCATAGCTAGATATGGAGGTTATTATGTGCTGACGATGACGACATCCTCGGAGTTCGAGCGCGAGGTTGAGGATTTGGTGCTGAAGCTCTCGCCGGACGCGAGGAAGGTGTATCATTTGTCAGGAACACAGAAATACGAGCTGTCGAAGCAACAAGTTAGGATTGCAGATGTTTTCATGGCCGTGGAGAATCTCAAGAGGAGAGTGGAAGTGCAAGCATGGGGCCTCGCGGACACCACCATGGAAGATGTGTTCGTGAAGGTCGCCACAGGGGCGCAGTCAAGCGACGAACTCTCTTAGCCCGGCGCAAAGGTCCTTTGTAGAAATTCATTTTTGTGGAGCCAATGCTCTGCTCATCCTGTATGTTAGAAATTCTTTTCCGTATGATGATCATTATGTTGCAGATGTGTATATTTAGTTTTTTTTAAAAGGGTGTATATTTAGGTGTACGGTCAGAAAAGTGTACCTAGCTAACACTCAACACCTTATATTCTTAATGTAATACTACtacatgattttttttccttttatttgaaGATCATTGTCCCTCTTGTTGTGCTGTTGCTTTCATGCGTACTACAGGTACGTAGCTTATGCTTGGGGCTGACATTATTGCTGCATCTGCCATTGTCTAATCATTAGATAACTAAAGTAATGGCAAGCAATTATTGGCTCCTGTGTAAGATACTCTCTGGGATGAAATTACTTTTTGTGCACTTGAGCTTTTAGCGAGATGGACCTCACTCgtaataaggctggtcatagtgaagagtaacttagactagtaacatacacatgttactagtctatgttactaccttcatagtgggtagtgtcataggtgtggtaacatagttgcttttatttattactttgtagactcattatgcattggaaaccgctatgtgatggtaacatattatgttactctatttgcctctctcctcattaactacttgccacatcaccaattttgcttatgtggcatctatattactacctatgttacttccactatgaccagcctaagcaacaGAACCTGGCTTTCATCAGAACCGAGAATCTTCCTGTCATTGTCCTCGGGGGCAGGAAAATACCTCATGATAATATTAGCTTGTCTTCTTTCGAATGAAAAATCTGTGCCGTCCAATCCAATCCCCAGGCACGCTGGCTGGAGATCCATCTCCACGGTAGGACTTTTCCTGGACGCCGTCCCGTCCagtgccttctcttctctcctcttcctccctctcccAGCCCCCCGACGGGCCTACCCAACGCCCCAATGCGGCACTAAGCAAAATCTCCCCCACAGAAcgccaccgccgtgccgccaccgccgacgcctctccccgcgcatcgccgccgccgccaccgccgtccccgctccgccgcctccctgccGTCCCCGCCCCGTTGCGCAATCCCGGAGATTGGATTTTCAGGTACGACCCTTCTTCCACCATCCATCCAGCTGATCGGTAGAACCCACCGAGCTTTCACTAATTTTTGAGCTGTGCCCGCGCAACATCTGGATCCGCCCCTGCAATTATCTCGTTTCGTCGGCGACGAACCCTAGCATGCTTGCTTGGGTAGGTTGCTCTGATATCCCACCCTGCTTGTCGCGGAATTGTTTGCTGCCTCTAGCAGCAGCTTGGTTTTGTAAATTCTTTTGGGGATTCAACTGAACCCCCATGCTCCAAGCTAGGTCCCTGTCTCGGACCGAACGAGGTTGCTTTCTTGCGCGCACAGGCAAGCTCGCGAAGCCCGCTGATTGCGTGTCGTAGCTTGACTCACGGATCACTATTCTGTAGCGAGGGCGCCACTTGCCACCAACCTTTATATGCCGTATGCGTACATTTGTGTGCTCTCTTTGTGGATAGCGTGCTGAAGGAAGGAATCTGAATCGAGTCTTTAGTGGGATTGGAAAGTGAAGTGGCTTTGGTATTGATTCTGTTTTCTCGCGATATGAATCTGCTTTATGAATCAGGCTTGCACGCCCAGTTGGATTTGATGGATGGGATTACCGTATCGTGTTCAACACTAGATAACTTGTTAAGTAAATTACTTCCTCAATGCCCATTTAGGAGCATGACAGTAAGGCTGTGACTATGATAGACTTTCCTGTGGCTCACATGACTACTGTTTGCGCTCTTCTTGCCGTGGCCTCTGTTCGTTTATGGTCCATTTCTCAGCTCGACGTGAAGAATGGTTTTCTTAATGGTGATCTGCTTGAGGTGGTGCCATGTAGCCTCCACCACCACCAGGGTATTTTATTCCCAAGGGCATGGTTTGTCGTCTTTTTTTCTCCCTTTGTGGGCATATTTATTTTGGTGGTCTAAGGTCTGTGTGCACTTATTTTATTTGATGCTCGGTGTTCAGCTGAGTTGTGTAGTGAAGTTTTACTGCTCAGGAGCTTGTAATAATCCATTGGCTGTGAGGCAGAGAGAAATAAAATTCTTCCTTTATCGGTAAAAAAATGTGTTTGCCCTCGCAGTGGAGCTGGGAGCTGGGTTGAGACGAACTCCCAACTCCTTGCCTTGGCCTTGAACAACCCAGCCATGGACTTCTCGATACATGTGGTAGAGTTGGATGACCTGAAGGTCCAGATACACACTTGATTCTCCATCTGCAAAGTTCAAGCATGTCGTCGTGAAGCAAATAGTGCTGCTCATGACTTGGTCAAGCTAGGCTTCCTGTGTAACACTGGTGAAGTTCTTTTATGGGACTATGATGTACCAGCACAGGTTGCTGACCATGTAAAGGGTGATATGCCCAACCCACTTGGTAATAAAGCTCGCTTTACCCGTAAAAAAAGTGTGTTTGCAGCCATGCCTGGCATCTTAACAAATTGATTTCATGGAACCCACTGGCGTATTGTAGCCAACATAGGTATGAAGTTTTGAATGGTGATTCATTGTGAATTTTTTTGCTGGTTGCCCTGAGGTGCTAACCCAGCCATTCTTAGTGTTTGTGAACTGTGAGAACAGGGTTAGGATGATAACATGGTGTTGCCTTCTATTTATTTACTCTAGTGCTGCAGCTTCAGGAGAATGTGTGATCAATTTAGCAACATATTCTGTAGGTGTCGTTTCAGAATAGTACTATGTGTCTTGCCAATGGGTTCCTAAGATACTGCTAGTATTTGGCCAACATTTTACACTTTTAGTGTGGTGTAGCATGAGTGAGATAAAATTGAATGTTAGATACTGTCTTCAATGTTCTAGTGATGCTGATTGTGTTGCTTGTATCTTGTTGATCATCGTAGATTTATTTACAATATTGATGTTTGGAACCTATGCTTTAACTTCTGTGTTCTGATTTATCAGATGTTAGACAGAGAGCCTTTTTTTTCTTTGCTTCA
This genomic window contains:
- the LOC123160618 gene encoding ABC transporter A family member 8 isoform X2, with amino-acid sequence MEPLSGAAAAAAAAAGGGGASRPPSFASQTNALLRKNLIFQKRNRKATIRLIIVPIYLCVLLSVLQRVINNLLDKPKYKCGCMCVDVNGTGPCQNVCGIQYSTLDQAGSCPIPNPPEWPALLQVPHLEYRATQDSSESCRKSQSCPAAIPFTGANETLSTTVMQNMFTDSPLSNLSDNASISGILLGTDMPGTSTGFIEPAFISDVPIYVLQSECKSRNSVTLRTTIDAINVQKEIKCVQGLPLWRNSSRTINEETFKGYRKEKIGKGISEVAMAYDFQDSNEKRFNVLALYNSTYQNISYVPMPFGLLRVSRSLNAVSNAYLQFLQGQGSGIKMLLEFTKEMPKQATRLTIDFSSLIGPLFFEWVVALLFPVMLTYLVYEKQHKLRTMMKMHGLGNGPYWIIYYAYFLILSTVYLVLFVIFGALIGLNFFKTNDYGIQFVFFFSFINLQIVLSFLAATFFSKVNTAQAIAYLYIFGSGLMAGSLIRNFLEGGKFPRHWITVLEIIPAFSLYRGLCGLSQYAIRASETGNPGMRWSDLNDHTNGMRDVMIIIIVEWLVLLPVAYYFDYAASVGNSSGLLSIIKCLLRKNTTWRRIAVNEVADNDVHVEMEKLDIIKERETVDQVLQQRNSGYAVVCDDLKKVYHGKDGNPDKYAVRGLSLALPYGECLGILGPNGAGKSSFISMMIGFSKPTSGNAFVQDFSIHTDMENIYNSMGVCPQIDMLWEMLTGREHLQFYGRLKSLTGSALDLAVEESLRSVNLLLGGAADKQVRKYSGGMKRRLSVAISLIGDAKVVYMDEPSTGLDPASRKSLWTAVKQAKQDRAIILTTHSMEEAEVLCDRLCIMVDGRLQCIGRPKELIARYGGYYVLTMTTSSEFEREVEDLVLKLSPDARKVYHLSGTQKYELSKQQVRIADVFMAVENLKRRVEVQAWGLADTTMEDVFVKVATGAQSSDELS
- the LOC123160618 gene encoding ABC transporter A family member 4 isoform X3 — its product is MEPLSGAAAAAAAAAGGGGASRPPSFASQTNALLRKNLIFQKRNRKATIRLIIVPIYLCVLLSVLQRVINNLLDKPKYKCGCMCVDVNGTGPCQNVCGIQYSTLDQAGSCPIPNPPEWPALLQVPHLEYRATQDSSESCRKSQSCPAAIPFTGANETLSTTVMQNMFTDSPLSNLSDNASISGILLGTDMPGTSTGFIEPAFISDVPIYVLQSECKSRNSVTLRTTIDAINVQKEIKCVQGLPLWRNSSRTINEETFKGYRKEKIGKGISEVAMAYDFQDSNEKRFNVLALYNSTYQNISYVPMPFGLLRVSRSLNAVSNAYLQFLQGQGSGIKMLLEFTKEMPKQATRLTIDFSSLIGPLFFEWVVALLFPVMLTYLVYEKQHKLRTMMKMHGLGNGPYWIIYYAYFLILSTVYLVLFVIFGALIGLNFFKTNDYGIQFVFFFSFINLQIVLSFLAATFFSKVNTAQAIAYLYIFGSGLMAGSLIRNFLEGGKFPRHWITVLEIIPAFSLYRGLCGLSQYAIRASETGNPGMRWSDLNDHTNGMRDVMIIIIVEWLVLLPVAYYFDYAASVGNSSGLLSIIKCLLRKNTTWRRIAVNEVADNDVHVEMEKLDIIKERETVDQVLQQRNSGYAVVCDDLKKVYHGKDGNPDKYAVRGLSLALPYGECLGILGPNGAGKSSFISMMIGFSKPTSGNAFVQDFSIHTDMENIYNSMGVCPQIDMLWEMLTGREHLQFYGRLKSLTGSALDLVVYMDEPSTGLDPASRKSLWTAVKQAKQDRAIILTTHSMEEAEVLCDRLCIMVDGRLQCIGRPKELIARYGGYYVLTMTTSSEFEREVEDLVLKLSPDARKVYHLSGTQKYELSKQQVRIADVFMAVENLKRRVEVQAWGLADTTMEDVFVKVATGAQSSDELS
- the LOC123160618 gene encoding ABC transporter A family member 8 isoform X1, giving the protein MEPLSGAAAAAAAAAGGGGASRPPSFASQTNALLRKNLIFQKRNRKATIRLIIVPIYLCVLLSVLQRVINNLLDKPKYKCGCMCVDVNGTGPCQNVCGIQYSTLDQAGSCPIPNPPEWPALLQVPHLEYRATQDSSESCRKSQSCPAAIPFTGANETLSTTVMQNMFTDSPLSNLSDNASISGILLGTDMPGTSTGFIEPAFISDVPIYVLQSECKSRNSVTLRTTIDAINVQKEIKCVQGLPLWRNSSRTINEETFKGYRKEKIGKGISEVAMAYDFQDSNEKRFNVLALYNSTYQNISYVPMPFGLLRVSRSLNAVSNAYLQFLQGQGSGIKMLLEFTKEMPKQATRLTIDFSSLIGPLFFEWVVALLFPVMLTYLVYEKQHKLRTMMKMHGLGNGPYWIIYYAYFLILSTVYLVLFVIFGALIGLNFFKTNDYGIQFVFFFSFINLQIVLSFLAATFFSKVNTAQAIAYLYIFGSGLMAGSLIRNFLEGGKFPRHWITVLEIIPAFSLYRGLCGLSQYAIRASETGNPGMRWSDLNDHTNGMRDVMIIIIVEWLVLLPVAYYFDYAASVGNSSGLLSIIKCLLRKNTTWRRIAVNEVADNDVHVEMEKLDIIKERETVDQVLQQRNSGYAVVCDDLKKVYHGKDGNPDKYAVRGLSLALPYGECLGILGPNGAGKSSFISMMIGFSKPTSGNAFVQDFSIHTDMENIYNSMGVCPQIDMLWEMLTGREHLQFYGRLKSLTGSALDLLQRPVPPLLPAEQFRERTSSPSPVSLPASGPGANPSRRAPPPPIPPSSPAAAGERRPGKARVVSAAAGSSTPACEVGCAGQLRQADEAGARRCGVWLCAGRRCSARHGRGMGAVGARGLQPTRLWRRGRALWRAWLRWEAPCSRAGDPDLAPGCHAVALAARIWCARGAPRLAACLRLGSMAVAMAGGTRRSLAASGAGVDRWTNSLAMWMAGRWWASAAAAVPRWMLVAMVMFVLDPDLLRSAADPALGGFGHRSWCWPCRSGGWKGSGGISWPAWRPLRWQCLWVLLPSLEASERTSFLPPLPGAQVKTSEPSVPSDDDTTVPCSLLKALLGGCLSGGGSGGGSVSTHAFWSASSWRLRRRRRRSSGGATADGRGIVGSLRHQVRGAQGETPDLGLPDRMMIAFYRLPFWGHRFGASAGWRDGGAAFHLTL